The Anguilla anguilla isolate fAngAng1 chromosome 19, fAngAng1.pri, whole genome shotgun sequence genome has a segment encoding these proteins:
- the LOC118219371 gene encoding transmembrane protein 19-like, with product MEFEADIPVKDYFKTMADMMIFCASLAVSLAFWVVSLAASSYHGTLRPVSPWRCLFSVLVPLILTIRATRNKSLDRSGAMGGMLVGFTLSMANLSFFSALLAFFMTTYKLARWKAEVSKQTDAEHKGSRMGLLQVFCIGGIPTELALFYMIETGPREAPLDFVGQYTATWICLSLLGALACSAGNVWASEVGPVLSATPPRLITSWKEVPVGTHGGVTPVGLAASFLGGMTLGVAYFVSQLLFASDLNLAAPQWPVVMYGGVAGLTGSLLRSYLGARAQYSGYDVKTGEVVSYESRTTKRISGKPILEDNSASLFSAILIAWLLPGMAWGFWPEL from the exons ATGGAGTTCGAAGCAGACATCCCGGTGAAGGACTATTTCAAGACCATGGCTGACATGATGATATTCTGTGCATCTCTGGCCGTCTCTTTGGCATTCTGGGTCGTGTCTTTGGCGGCGAGCTCTTACCACG GCACTTTGCGGCCCGTATCTCCGTGGCGCTGCCTATTTTCGGTCCTTGTGCCATTAATTCTCACAATCCGTGCGACGAGGAACAAGAGCTTGGACCGCAGCGGAGCAATGGGAG GAATGCTGGTAGGGTTCACTCTGTCCATGGCCAACCTCAGCTTCTTCTCCGCCTTGCTTGCGTTTTTCATGACGACCTACAAGCTAGCGAGGTGGAAGGCCGAAGTGAGCAAGCAAACGGACGCAGAACATAAAG GGAGCCGGATGGGGCTGCTGCAGGTGTTCTGCATCGGGGGCATCCCCACGGAGCTGGCCCTGTTCTACATGATCGAGACGGGCCCCAGGGAGGCCCCGCTGGATTTCGTCGGGCAGTACACAGCCACCTGGATCTGCCTGTCCCTGCTGGGGGCGCTGGCCTGCAGCGCGGGGAACGTCTGGGCCTCCGAGGTGGGGCCCGTCCTCAGCGCGACCCCGCCCCGCCTCATCACCTCCTGGAAGGAGGTCCCTGTAG GTACGCATGGGGGCGTCACGCCCGTGGGCCTTGCAGCCAGCTTCCTGGGCGGGATGACGCTGGGCGTGGCTTACTTCGTCTCCCAGCTCCTATTCGCCAGCGACCTGAACCTGGCCGCTCCTCAGTGGCCGGTCGTCATGTACGGGGGTGTTGCCGGGCTCACGGGGTCCCTTCTGAGATCCTACCTGGGGGCTCGAGCACAGTACTCAG GTTATGACGTGAAGACTGGAGAGGTGGTGAGCTACGAGTCTCGCACCACAAAGAGGATCAGCGGGAAGCCGATTCTGGAAGACAACAGCGCCAGCCTCTTCTCTGCCATCCTGATCGCTTGGCTGTTGCCTGGCATGGCGTGGGGCTTCTGGCCAGAGCTGTAG